In a genomic window of Abyssisolibacter fermentans:
- a CDS encoding vWA domain-containing protein translates to MYCIRKKRIISMILSVIFTLGILTINNPALAVNNVKLSQKNAGDEIEFAGMKWILLEPDSGFMISKDVVGQSRKFAQDFKSDIRFDTSDIENIGYWLNNDFFENYFTNLQRDFILNTNWTNDTKNNSNSFSQGKVGLISYDEYNKYKNIIPNCKKHFWTRNSKSDKRVWCVKANESMYLKNATSDSYVRPVIYVNPDCFVKDNKIIIDMDDQDKKKAPIKLIKMTDKAQVKVEEEVNIKYTIQPESIPVSDVIPEIYLKDKQVVLVMDVSGSMEELIEFSDNEDDASNEDDYTSIFDSNLCPQNVKLHKTGRYKWLNNYFVTFDKPSGCGNNRIYYQIFYSTREQKEIENMIKNYSYTDFFNLSEIYGRANWASANRKNHFYHWQKNLEGTYYNTSTRYNAYVLAFDYFNNKVVGLKKADKLINEVYKNKRIDVMKNVAKDFVSKFKGEASINFALVPYDSISHDYTYNGESFVNMKDLSKFDKLLDDIDKLSINNNKNMRGTNIGDGLRNAYYKLSKFDNNSSKKYIILMTDGEPTIYSYYIKKGKRYYFDSEGKAYNVGPKKNNDYEHGYEYAYKITNELIANGSQDIAPFFIGFSNGANKEKLKSLKDACGGYYKEAYDGNVLEDVYNEIENQIKSDLPIHGVFFKETFSEGFDIVNCSDNLVIDDNTVTGNIGSILYKLNDDKTEFEAEPINFWIKLKALEANKDSFGKTIPYSVSLDSAGNNMSYITYQDIDGVQNKKEFNQLNITVYDTELPQLKAELIQIDDDNFKLTTTINKPCDIYVGKKLSEQTASIAYIDAKDEFNLGQESVSIDTYIKKNDLPNDSFNITIVDVPEFGEEANSVSEVVSNFDLDDVKLNEYEHQDDTRPVILSFKAQSNTSIYEIKRVFNIDVIDEFWATKTDEFYTMNFKLNHPQVINVINENEVVFTKELSDGNVSFDINEYLLESGNCRIDLYDENEDILNTQLLLLNSLTNQDNSLNNLNIIARDGNNNFVVSLMNEYGNITRKIFNIDIDAISPNIDVQEIEGNRFLKLTFDEIVDKVKLYVDVDENENYTENELYTNDDEEIIIQEDGLSAIVKLENDWYKKKAIIKARDVAKNVRSKEYSLPNRRILVENGVYEEMTNLIQNDDFSLNVINTYNNKIGMILYTENSNVTFDLIFNYKDDVGSNEEDILNIKLIQSNPIEIYSLDEDDNINILDINQINIINNNNTNKNNEYSISFTNSENLSHKGYLIFYNFFVQIKDNSKTPFDKVIRANFDGDYDDAVIRIHQLPYTE, encoded by the coding sequence ATGTATTGTATTAGAAAAAAAAGAATTATAAGCATGATTCTATCCGTTATATTCACCTTAGGTATATTAACTATCAATAACCCTGCTTTAGCAGTTAACAATGTAAAATTATCTCAAAAAAATGCAGGTGATGAAATTGAATTTGCTGGTATGAAGTGGATATTGCTAGAACCTGATTCTGGTTTTATGATAAGTAAAGATGTTGTAGGTCAAAGCAGGAAATTTGCACAAGATTTTAAAAGTGATATAAGATTTGATACATCAGATATTGAAAATATCGGCTATTGGTTAAATAATGATTTTTTTGAGAATTATTTTACTAATTTGCAAAGAGATTTCATTTTAAATACTAATTGGACAAATGATACAAAAAACAATTCTAATAGTTTTTCGCAAGGAAAGGTAGGGTTAATATCCTATGATGAATACAATAAATATAAGAATATAATCCCAAATTGTAAAAAGCATTTTTGGACTAGAAATAGTAAATCAGATAAAAGGGTTTGGTGTGTTAAAGCAAATGAAAGTATGTATTTAAAAAATGCAACTAGTGATAGCTATGTTAGACCAGTTATATATGTAAACCCAGATTGTTTTGTCAAAGATAATAAAATTATTATAGATATGGATGATCAAGACAAGAAAAAAGCACCTATTAAACTTATAAAAATGACTGATAAGGCGCAGGTAAAGGTAGAAGAGGAAGTAAATATAAAATATACTATACAACCTGAAAGCATACCAGTTTCAGATGTTATACCTGAAATATATTTAAAAGACAAACAAGTTGTTTTGGTAATGGATGTGTCAGGTAGTATGGAAGAATTAATAGAATTTAGTGATAATGAAGATGATGCTAGTAATGAAGATGATTATACAAGTATATTTGATAGTAATCTATGTCCTCAAAATGTAAAATTACACAAAACAGGTAGATATAAATGGTTGAATAATTATTTTGTAACATTTGATAAGCCAAGTGGGTGTGGAAATAATAGAATCTATTATCAAATTTTTTATTCTACTAGAGAGCAAAAAGAAATTGAAAATATGATAAAAAATTATTCATATACAGATTTTTTTAATTTATCAGAAATATATGGTAGAGCTAATTGGGCATCTGCAAATAGAAAAAACCATTTTTATCATTGGCAAAAGAATTTAGAAGGTACTTATTATAATACATCTACTAGATATAATGCATATGTTTTAGCATTTGATTATTTTAATAATAAGGTTGTTGGTTTGAAAAAGGCTGATAAATTAATAAATGAAGTATATAAAAATAAAAGAATAGATGTAATGAAAAATGTTGCTAAAGATTTTGTTTCAAAATTTAAAGGTGAAGCTTCAATAAACTTTGCTTTAGTGCCATATGATAGCATTTCACATGATTATACTTATAATGGAGAGTCTTTTGTTAATATGAAAGATTTATCAAAGTTTGATAAATTATTAGATGATATTGATAAGCTATCTATAAATAATAACAAAAATATGAGGGGCACAAATATAGGAGATGGTCTTCGAAACGCTTATTATAAACTAAGCAAATTTGATAATAACTCAAGCAAAAAATATATAATTTTGATGACTGATGGAGAGCCCACAATCTATAGTTATTACATTAAAAAAGGTAAAAGATATTATTTTGATAGTGAAGGCAAAGCTTATAATGTAGGACCTAAAAAAAATAATGACTATGAACATGGATATGAATATGCATACAAAATCACAAATGAACTTATTGCTAATGGTAGTCAAGATATTGCTCCATTTTTTATAGGGTTTAGTAACGGTGCTAATAAAGAAAAGTTAAAATCATTAAAAGATGCTTGTGGTGGCTATTATAAGGAAGCTTATGACGGCAATGTATTGGAAGATGTTTATAATGAAATAGAAAATCAAATAAAGAGTGATCTACCGATACATGGAGTGTTTTTCAAAGAAACATTTTCTGAAGGCTTTGATATAGTGAATTGTTCAGATAATTTAGTCATTGATGATAATACTGTTACAGGTAACATAGGTAGTATTCTATACAAATTAAATGATGATAAAACTGAATTTGAAGCTGAGCCTATAAATTTTTGGATTAAATTAAAAGCTTTAGAAGCAAATAAAGATTCATTTGGAAAAACAATACCATACTCTGTAAGTTTGGATTCTGCTGGTAATAATATGTCATATATTACTTATCAAGATATTGATGGAGTGCAAAATAAAAAAGAATTTAATCAACTTAATATTACTGTTTATGATACTGAGCTACCACAGTTGAAAGCAGAGTTAATTCAAATAGATGATGATAATTTTAAATTAACTACTACAATAAACAAACCTTGTGATATCTATGTCGGCAAAAAGCTTTCAGAGCAAACTGCTTCTATTGCATACATAGATGCTAAGGATGAATTCAATTTAGGACAAGAAAGTGTTTCTATAGACACATATATCAAAAAAAATGATTTACCAAATGATAGTTTTAATATAACTATTGTTGACGTACCTGAATTTGGTGAAGAAGCCAATTCAGTATCGGAAGTTGTATCAAACTTTGATTTAGATGATGTAAAGTTAAATGAATATGAACATCAAGATGATACTAGACCGGTGATATTAAGTTTTAAAGCACAGTCTAATACTAGTATTTATGAGATTAAAAGAGTGTTTAATATAGATGTTATAGATGAATTTTGGGCTACAAAAACTGATGAATTTTATACAATGAATTTCAAGCTAAACCATCCTCAGGTAATTAACGTAATAAATGAAAATGAAGTAGTTTTCACCAAAGAATTATCTGATGGAAATGTTTCTTTTGATATTAATGAATATTTATTAGAAAGTGGAAACTGTAGAATTGATTTATACGATGAGAATGAAGATATACTAAATACACAACTACTTTTATTAAACTCACTTACTAACCAAGATAATAGTTTAAATAACCTTAATATCATAGCTAGAGATGGCAATAATAATTTTGTGGTTTCGTTAATGAATGAATATGGAAATATAACAAGAAAAATATTTAATATTGATATAGATGCTATTTCACCAAATATTGATGTTCAAGAAATTGAGGGTAATAGGTTTTTAAAACTAACATTTGATGAAATAGTCGATAAAGTAAAGCTATATGTTGACGTGGATGAAAATGAGAATTATACAGAAAACGAATTATATACAAATGATGATGAAGAAATTATTATACAAGAAGATGGACTATCTGCTATTGTAAAACTTGAGAATGATTGGTATAAAAAGAAAGCAATTATAAAAGCTAGAGATGTAGCTAAAAATGTTCGATCTAAAGAATATAGTTTGCCTAATAGAAGAATTTTAGTAGAGAATGGCGTTTATGAGGAAATGACGAATCTTATACAGAATGATGACTTTAGTTTGAATGTAATTAATACCTATAATAACAAGATAGGTATGATTTTATATACTGAAAATAGTAATGTTACATTTGACTTGATATTTAACTATAAAGATGATGTTGGAAGCAATGAAGAAGATATTTTAAATATAAAGCTTATCCAGAGCAATCCAATAGAGATTTATTCATTAGATGAAGATGATAATATTAACATTTTAGATATTAATCAAATAAACATAATTAATAATAACAACACCAACAAGAATAATGAATATTCTATAAGTTTTACTAATAGTGAAAATTTGTCTCATAAAGGTTATTTGATATTTTATAACTTCTTTGTCCAAATAAAAGATAATAGTAAAACACCATTTGATAAAGTAATAAGGGCTAATTTTGATGGAGACTATGATGATGCTGTTATAAGGATACACCAACTTCCTTATACTGAGTAG
- a CDS encoding PilN domain-containing protein, giving the protein MKDINFFSYHINSKKKNTKKNMNVFVFIIVSIIVFGGFTGWAKWKIKSLEQAIDDTNKTLESKDLIDKITELNDDKQKKRIMIKYYDAVNDINDKFTSIQNIESNVICKIAECMPKKMSLQILSIDEKGIVMQGSCNNRTSIAEFEHNLKLVNEFKQVHVKSIDNLNDEEDTYIFTVNSIINPD; this is encoded by the coding sequence ATGAAGGATATAAATTTTTTTTCATACCATATAAATTCAAAGAAAAAAAATACAAAAAAGAACATGAATGTTTTTGTTTTTATAATTGTATCGATAATAGTTTTTGGGGGTTTTACTGGTTGGGCTAAATGGAAAATTAAAAGTCTTGAACAAGCTATAGATGATACAAATAAAACATTAGAATCTAAGGATTTAATAGATAAAATTACTGAATTGAATGACGATAAACAAAAGAAACGTATAATGATTAAATACTATGATGCTGTAAATGATATCAATGATAAATTTACAAGTATACAAAATATAGAAAGTAATGTAATTTGTAAAATAGCTGAATGTATGCCTAAAAAAATGTCGTTACAGATATTAAGTATTGATGAAAAAGGAATTGTCATGCAAGGTTCATGTAATAACAGAACCTCTATAGCTGAATTTGAGCATAATCTGAAGTTAGTGAATGAATTTAAGCAAGTACATGTAAAAAGTATTGACAATTTGAATGACGAAGAAGATACATATATTTTTACTGTGAATAGTATAATAAACCCAGATTAA
- a CDS encoding pilus assembly PilX N-terminal domain-containing protein, translating into MSLSGKFKKRRGSTLILLLSIVSVLSILGITIMTITISEYKMKKLDSKAKLNFYMSEAGLDEAYGIIGEVVEEAVNYGKEKVNNYMNSLDLEAEMEKEDSPYILEDGSINHELIKQEQRLVFENGYKKYITEPVGGKSRVIDSIERASYNINHNGIRPVVDVEQNIINFDDDSLITLNVKSTFNNDNIKKVLSVQYDINLAKYNKDYSIPTEISKVFYNTGWSKAITIGGDFVFKKQGNINGGENIVNGDIYVNGSSSNAGGIVVLADDSDINFYGKLITKKDTLINSSDTKFNINGNLYTRNLKISKNTNNVDVNIEKLVDLKGSVYAMDDLEINGSKANVKISGGYYGLADNTESSMHDKSSCININSSDLGKEDGTSLEIDGETYILGTAFIDVGPGYETGESIAVRGNYKAYTYPLNDLGDREGKQSLNKENVYFDRENYIIPLVTKFKNGKDLVLFDKDDYLKFYHQEYQDSSKLNLGEGIKLSDSSKAYHMGAIVHNGTSLIGSNLSKQSGDIWSYINDLKEIYHLYVEKMGDKETSKEQMTLKDYVDFDSMNQEYLNIKDGISSEIVLLENTNDDYVIIGKNGNLTDIPDSAKHVKLDDNKKVKGIIITNGNLYITGEVDFRGTIICNKNLYMMGNSKKKITYDESYITNVISKKSKIFDGLFNNNSKDNYITYKEYHSSTEGSFTQNKLISFKNWKIDY; encoded by the coding sequence ATGTCTTTATCAGGTAAATTTAAGAAAAGAAGAGGTTCTACATTAATATTACTTTTAAGTATAGTTTCTGTATTGTCTATACTTGGAATAACTATTATGACTATAACTATTTCAGAGTATAAAATGAAGAAATTAGATAGTAAAGCCAAACTTAACTTTTATATGTCAGAAGCAGGTTTGGATGAAGCATATGGTATTATAGGAGAAGTTGTAGAAGAAGCAGTTAATTACGGAAAAGAAAAAGTTAATAATTATATGAATTCATTGGATTTAGAAGCTGAAATGGAAAAAGAAGACAGTCCATACATATTAGAAGACGGCAGTATTAATCATGAACTAATTAAACAAGAACAAAGATTAGTGTTTGAAAACGGATATAAGAAATATATTACTGAGCCTGTTGGTGGAAAATCAAGGGTAATCGATAGTATAGAGAGAGCTTCATATAATATTAATCACAATGGTATAAGACCAGTAGTGGATGTTGAACAAAATATTATTAATTTTGATGATGATAGTTTAATAACTTTAAACGTAAAGTCAACATTTAATAATGACAACATAAAGAAGGTCCTATCAGTACAATATGATATTAATTTAGCAAAGTATAATAAGGATTATAGTATACCTACTGAGATTAGTAAGGTGTTTTATAATACAGGATGGTCCAAGGCTATTACTATAGGTGGCGATTTTGTTTTCAAAAAACAAGGTAATATAAACGGTGGTGAAAATATAGTCAACGGCGATATATATGTTAATGGTAGTTCTTCGAATGCTGGAGGAATTGTTGTTTTGGCTGATGATTCTGACATAAATTTCTATGGGAAATTAATAACAAAAAAAGATACTTTAATTAATTCTTCTGATACTAAGTTTAATATCAATGGAAATCTATACACAAGGAATCTTAAAATAAGCAAGAATACAAATAATGTTGATGTAAACATTGAAAAGCTTGTTGATTTAAAAGGCAGTGTTTATGCTATGGATGATTTAGAGATAAATGGCAGCAAAGCAAATGTTAAGATAAGTGGAGGTTATTATGGACTAGCTGATAATACTGAGTCTAGTATGCATGATAAATCGAGTTGTATTAATATAAATTCAAGTGATTTAGGTAAAGAAGACGGGACTTCTTTAGAAATTGATGGAGAGACATATATTCTAGGAACAGCTTTTATTGATGTTGGTCCTGGTTATGAAACTGGAGAATCTATAGCTGTTAGAGGAAATTATAAAGCATATACATATCCACTAAACGATTTAGGAGACAGAGAAGGAAAGCAAAGTTTAAACAAGGAAAATGTATATTTTGATAGAGAAAACTATATTATACCATTAGTGACAAAATTCAAGAATGGTAAAGATTTAGTTTTATTTGATAAGGATGATTATTTAAAGTTTTATCATCAAGAATATCAAGATTCAAGTAAATTAAATTTAGGTGAAGGTATTAAATTAAGCGACAGTTCTAAAGCATACCATATGGGAGCTATTGTTCATAATGGTACAAGCTTAATAGGTTCAAATTTAAGTAAACAAAGCGGGGATATTTGGAGTTATATTAATGATTTAAAAGAAATATATCATCTGTATGTTGAAAAAATGGGCGACAAGGAAACAAGCAAAGAACAAATGACTTTAAAAGATTATGTAGATTTTGATTCTATGAATCAGGAATATTTGAATATTAAAGATGGGATAAGTAGTGAAATTGTTTTACTTGAAAATACTAATGATGATTATGTTATAATAGGTAAAAATGGAAATCTGACTGATATTCCAGATAGTGCAAAGCATGTTAAATTAGATGATAACAAAAAGGTTAAGGGTATCATTATAACTAATGGGAATTTATATATTACAGGAGAGGTAGATTTTAGAGGAACAATTATATGTAATAAAAATTTATATATGATGGGGAATTCCAAAAAGAAGATTACTTATGACGAGTCCTATATAACCAACGTAATATCTAAGAAAAGTAAAATATTTGATGGCTTATTTAATAATAATTCTAAAGACAATTATATAACTTATAAAGAATATCACAGTAGCACTGAAGGTAGTTTTACTCAAAATAAATTAATTAGCTTCAAGAATTGGAAAATAGATTATTAA
- a CDS encoding prepilin peptidase, giving the protein MNSLIIIISLVFGSFLNVCIYRIPRNESIVYPPSHCTKCGSRLKVLDLIPIFSYLFCRGRCRYCGEKISMQYPIVELLNCALVFFVYLKYNLSISFIIYTALTSVLIVISFIDYYHQIIPDELVIFCLILGIIFNYIFHNFLGGFLGLIIGGGLFLLISLVSKGNMGGGDILLIGALGFIFGWKEILLISLFSFVIGAVISVVLILVGIKTRKDYIPFGPFIAISTYIVLLFGNEMLVWYIQNYINF; this is encoded by the coding sequence ATGAATTCATTAATAATTATAATATCATTAGTATTTGGTTCTTTTTTAAACGTGTGTATATACCGCATTCCTAGGAATGAATCAATAGTGTACCCCCCATCACACTGCACAAAATGTGGTTCAAGGTTAAAAGTACTTGATTTAATACCAATATTTAGCTACTTGTTTTGTAGAGGAAGGTGCAGGTACTGTGGGGAAAAAATATCTATGCAGTATCCTATAGTTGAACTTCTTAATTGTGCATTGGTATTCTTTGTTTATTTGAAGTACAACCTTTCAATAAGCTTTATAATATATACAGCATTGACTAGTGTATTGATTGTTATAAGCTTCATTGATTACTATCATCAAATTATACCTGATGAACTAGTGATATTTTGTTTGATTTTAGGAATTATTTTTAATTATATTTTTCATAATTTCCTGGGCGGTTTTTTAGGCTTAATAATTGGTGGTGGGTTGTTTTTATTAATTTCATTAGTAAGTAAAGGTAATATGGGCGGTGGTGATATATTACTTATTGGAGCATTAGGTTTTATATTTGGATGGAAAGAAATTTTACTAATTAGTTTATTTTCTTTTGTTATAGGTGCTGTAATATCTGTCGTATTAATATTAGTGGGTATTAAAACAAGAAAGGACTATATACCATTTGGACCTTTTATAGCAATTTCTACATATATTGTCTTATTGTTTGGAAACGAAATGTTAGTATGGTATATACAAAACTACATAAATTTTTAA
- a CDS encoding type IV pilus modification PilV family protein gives MFKDNRGITLIEIVVTIAILGIVIVPIYTMFLAGLKTNAKSTKLMTATDLAQEYMEDIKCSNSVIVGKQTIQKDGYTIDINIQPTEYSFGSNENTSVSYDMKIIVDKNDKNNVSVNNEDVYISSEEAVFDISCDETSLQLNLYDNDMKKKTEVVSKEPNKAGHISVEAYENMNFVISAKNNSNKDFKIDLYQSKDAVSEYELKYTSNNIIFKPKVSIDDYNYDKDFRLYLVTIDIKRLDPKTNTYTVLDSIKSYKSFFE, from the coding sequence ATGTTTAAGGATAATAGAGGTATTACCTTAATAGAAATTGTAGTTACCATTGCAATATTAGGAATTGTTATAGTTCCAATATATACTATGTTTTTAGCAGGTTTAAAAACGAATGCAAAATCAACTAAATTGATGACAGCAACGGATTTAGCACAAGAATATATGGAAGATATAAAATGTTCAAATTCTGTTATTGTTGGAAAACAAACTATACAAAAAGATGGATACACGATTGATATTAATATACAACCAACTGAATATAGTTTTGGTAGTAATGAAAACACATCAGTAAGTTATGATATGAAAATTATAGTTGATAAAAACGACAAAAACAATGTTTCTGTAAATAATGAGGATGTCTATATTTCATCTGAAGAAGCTGTTTTTGATATTAGTTGTGATGAAACTAGCTTACAACTTAATTTATATGATAATGATATGAAAAAGAAAACAGAAGTAGTTTCAAAAGAACCTAATAAAGCAGGTCATATTTCGGTTGAAGCATATGAAAATATGAATTTTGTTATTAGTGCAAAAAACAACTCAAATAAAGATTTCAAAATAGATTTGTACCAGTCAAAAGATGCTGTAAGTGAATATGAATTAAAATACACAAGCAACAATATTATATTTAAACCAAAGGTTAGTATAGATGATTATAATTATGATAAAGATTTTAGGCTTTATTTAGTAACTATAGATATAAAAAGATTAGATCCGAAAACTAATACTTATACAGTTTTAGATAGTATTAAAAGTTATAAATCCTTTTTTGAATAG
- a CDS encoding PilW family protein has protein sequence MNKQRTGFTLIELLVTLGILGLMITALFSFFIGNVDFFKITSDNIDIQQHGQFCMNYIVDEIIVTRDIKSNIPLNESNYSVDKKNIKSILFKITSDEQLLELEEGVFYNYTGFKYDNDCVYQIFYLDNKKIDKEFSIANYVNNINYEFIFIESKITGVRINLTLIKGDKQKNIENQVKFRNINCKD, from the coding sequence ATGAATAAGCAGAGAACAGGATTTACATTAATCGAGCTATTGGTAACTCTTGGAATACTTGGACTAATGATAACCGCTTTATTTTCATTTTTTATTGGAAATGTAGATTTTTTCAAAATTACGAGTGATAACATAGATATTCAACAACATGGACAATTTTGTATGAACTATATTGTTGATGAAATAATTGTTACAAGAGATATTAAAAGCAATATACCTCTTAATGAGAGTAATTATTCTGTAGATAAAAAAAATATAAAAAGCATATTATTTAAAATAACTTCAGATGAACAATTATTAGAGTTAGAAGAAGGGGTATTCTATAATTATACTGGATTTAAATATGATAATGATTGCGTATATCAAATTTTCTACTTGGATAATAAAAAAATAGATAAAGAATTTTCTATTGCTAATTACGTTAATAATATTAATTATGAGTTTATATTTATAGAAAGTAAAATAACTGGTGTTAGAATTAATTTAACTTTAATCAAAGGTGATAAGCAAAAAAATATAGAAAATCAAGTTAAGTTTAGAAATATTAATTGTAAGGATTGA
- a CDS encoding type II secretion system protein, which translates to MKKLKRRKGFTLIELIVVIAVLGILTAIAVPKYSTMKDKAREAVDMENIMNMQKAVDLYYAEYDKYPKDSTDLKAAILDVLDTVPEPKACTVFYMDKSTGKVKSGASLPDSGAVEIKE; encoded by the coding sequence ATGAAAAAATTAAAGCGTAGGAAAGGTTTTACTTTAATAGAACTTATAGTTGTTATTGCTGTTTTAGGTATATTAACTGCTATTGCTGTACCTAAATATTCTACTATGAAAGATAAGGCAAGAGAAGCAGTTGATATGGAAAATATTATGAATATGCAAAAAGCCGTTGATTTATATTATGCAGAATATGACAAATATCCAAAAGATTCCACAGATTTAAAAGCTGCTATTCTAGATGTATTAGATACAGTTCCTGAACCAAAAGCTTGCACTGTTTTTTATATGGATAAATCGACTGGTAAAGTTAAATCTGGGGCGTCACTTCCAGATTCTGGGGCAGTTGAAATAAAAGAATAA
- the pilM gene encoding type IV pilus assembly protein PilM has translation MFGKKVLSIDFGSKNLKLVQAKIANKNITIEKTEKIELPDGYITNGAIINHAEVCELIKQTILDKNLKAEYCNVTLNSSDILTREIIVPSVNSEELNSMLRYELEEYLPVNLDNYFIECKQIENIDDNDLKKQRVFVAVAPKVLVNKYIELVKDIKLKPLVMDINTNAVSKLFIKENKCNKTKKANIDETCAIIDIGYSNMCVTVITNEAIQLSRLFEYGGNDLDVNIANAFNFTIKQAEELKHEGLINLLNEADRKIVDDINNNFINKIIEDINRIFRYYTNKNRGNQIDKLYICGGISNLKGLAAYISNSLELPVLKFDKLNSIRFNKKESFSSLECFVNAIGTLYRME, from the coding sequence ATGTTTGGTAAAAAAGTTCTTTCGATAGATTTTGGAAGTAAAAATTTAAAGCTTGTTCAAGCTAAAATTGCAAACAAAAATATTACTATAGAAAAGACAGAAAAGATAGAGTTACCTGATGGGTATATCACAAATGGAGCAATTATAAATCATGCTGAGGTATGTGAACTTATAAAACAAACTATCTTAGATAAGAATTTGAAGGCGGAATATTGTAATGTTACTTTAAACAGCTCTGATATTTTAACTAGAGAAATTATAGTACCTTCTGTAAACAGTGAAGAGTTAAATTCTATGCTGAGATATGAACTAGAAGAATATTTGCCTGTAAATTTAGACAATTACTTTATCGAATGTAAGCAAATTGAAAATATAGATGATAATGATTTAAAAAAACAAAGAGTATTTGTTGCAGTAGCTCCGAAGGTTTTAGTAAATAAGTATATTGAATTGGTTAAAGACATAAAGCTAAAGCCTCTAGTAATGGATATTAACACCAATGCTGTATCTAAGTTATTCATAAAAGAAAATAAGTGTAATAAAACAAAAAAAGCAAATATAGATGAAACATGTGCAATTATAGATATAGGTTATAGTAATATGTGTGTTACAGTAATTACTAATGAAGCAATACAACTAAGCAGATTATTTGAATACGGGGGCAATGATTTAGATGTAAACATAGCTAATGCTTTTAATTTTACGATAAAACAAGCAGAAGAATTAAAACATGAGGGATTAATTAATCTCTTAAATGAAGCAGATAGAAAGATTGTAGATGATATTAATAATAATTTTATTAACAAAATTATAGAAGATATAAACAGAATTTTCAGATACTATACAAACAAAAATCGTGGAAATCAAATAGACAAGCTTTATATTTGTGGGGGGATATCTAATTTAAAAGGATTAGCTGCGTATATATCAAATAGTTTAGAATTACCTGTTTTGAAGTTTGATAAATTAAACAGTATAAGGTTTAATAAAAAAGAGAGTTTTAGCTCGTTAGAATGTTTTGTAAATGCGATTGGTACCTTATATAGAATGGAGTAA